In one window of Fictibacillus phosphorivorans DNA:
- a CDS encoding DUF1835 domain-containing protein, which yields MNVHIMFGESSSGAMKWMLSKEKRKEYVIGFPDSFAIGPIHELETEKGTECRIQWFKDNLTIGDMAEYYSNEYEFSFRQALQEIGDISIDEPITIWAAENAPEQTGLRFVMKLLEDRENKIFVVNTNDCFNKYCKPPDVFYPSLHTSDVSPDHLKIILEKTDRYDPISMDGQKKFVDEWETLSASEEVLRLWEDKSIKSVSVDHLDTFIIYSARRLEWKYGEVFLESLHLVGDMLGHLEQYVGDTFIFNRIHYLIEQGKLEYEGTLGDMRKLRVKLP from the coding sequence ATGAACGTTCATATAATGTTTGGAGAATCTTCGTCTGGCGCTATGAAATGGATGCTAAGTAAGGAAAAACGCAAGGAATATGTAATTGGATTTCCGGATTCTTTTGCGATAGGACCTATTCATGAACTGGAAACTGAAAAGGGAACAGAATGCCGGATTCAATGGTTTAAAGACAATTTGACAATTGGTGACATGGCAGAATATTATTCAAACGAATATGAATTTAGTTTTAGGCAAGCACTTCAGGAAATTGGAGATATTTCTATAGATGAGCCAATTACAATTTGGGCAGCTGAAAATGCACCTGAACAAACCGGTTTAAGGTTTGTGATGAAGTTACTTGAAGATCGAGAAAACAAGATCTTTGTGGTTAATACCAATGATTGTTTTAACAAATATTGCAAACCTCCTGATGTCTTCTATCCTTCACTACACACGAGTGATGTTTCTCCAGATCATCTCAAGATCATTTTAGAGAAAACGGATAGATACGATCCTATTTCAATGGATGGTCAGAAAAAATTTGTTGATGAGTGGGAGACTTTGAGTGCATCAGAAGAAGTCTTAAGACTTTGGGAAGACAAGTCAATAAAAAGCGTTAGTGTTGATCATCTAGATACGTTCATTATTTATTCTGCAAGACGTTTGGAGTGGAAGTATGGAGAAGTATTCTTAGAAAGCTTACATCTCGTAGGTGATATGCTTGGCCATCTCGAACAATATGTAGGTGATACTTTTATTTTTAATCGAATTCATTATTTGATCGAGCAAGGAAAACTTGAATATGAAGGTACATTAGGGGATATGAGGAAATTAAGAGTAAAGCTTCCCTAA